The following is a genomic window from Mustela lutreola isolate mMusLut2 chromosome 5, mMusLut2.pri, whole genome shotgun sequence.
AGATACATCTTTTCCAGGCATgttttgagtttgtttgttttttttaaagcatgtgatCAGAAACAAGCAGTGAGCAACCTACCTGGGCTTCCTCTTCTTCAGTAAAGTCATTTTTGATATTGAAGGTCTTGCGGATCTCCTCAGGAGTTTTCCCCTTGATCATATTGGCAACAGTCTTGCATGTAACATCAAGCAAACCTTTGATGTCTAAGTAGTTCGCAGCCTAGAAGTGATTGTTTTCATTAAAGTATATGTGATGTTTTAAACTAAATCCAAGGTTAGTGACTGTAAATCCATACCTAATTAAGCTAAAAATACTAGTTAAGTTTGTGAAATTAAAGGGAAAATCAGcttcttttgtgaaatattttcataCATCCCCTTCATTACACCTCCTATAATAGGGAGTCCTGCTGCTGCCTTAAGCAAACCACACTACCTTAAATGGCCACTActtgtgggtgtgtgtatgtgtgttctcaTGGGCACACAAGCACCACATGgcaaatcttaacaaaaatattcaaagaggCAGAAGCAGTAACAGCATTGCATTTTACTGATCTTCTCAAAGAATAAGCTTTTAgattctttggttttctttgttttctctttatataaATTTCTGCTCTTACCTCttaacatttcctttctttgggtttaatttCATCTTTGATTAGTTTAAGGTAAAAACTTAGATCACTgatttgaaactttttttcctttccttttttctttaatgaaacttttcttcttttccaatataGGTGTTTCAGCTACCAACTGCCCTCTGAATACTACTTAGCTACATCTCGCACATTCTCGTAAGTTGGGTTTTATTTCCATTCAGATCAAAATACTTTCTGGCATAAAATTTCTAATTCTCTCTTCCAATTTTTCTTtcgatttcttctttgactcatagGTTACTGAGAAGTTACTTAAGTTTTTCCAGATAGCTTTTGCTCATGgacttctaatttaatttcactgTGATTGGAAATCACAGTGAGGGTGTATGCCTTGAATCCTTTCAAATTTGAGACTTGTTTTTTACCTCAAACATGTCGATCCTAATCGTATACACCTGACGATGTATTCTGCTGTCATGAGATttaatgttctataaatgtctatCAGAACAAGTTTGTCAATAGTATTATTTGAAACTTCTATATCCTTCCTCATTCTACTTGTTTTATCAATTAAGGAGAGACAGCAGATAgtggatttatctatttatcctttgagttctattagtttttgtttcactttttggAAATTCTTTTAGCATTTAGGACTATACTAGCCTCTTAATAATGGactgatccctttatcattacaCAATGACCCTCTTTAACCTCCGTgatattctttgctctgaaatctactttaAAATAGTCActacagttttcttttgattactaGTAGTGTAATTTACTCTTCCACCCTGTAAAACTAAGTGTGTCTTTAAAGTGGGTGTTCTGGAGACAGCATagctgaatcttttttttcttaatccaaCGTGATAATCTGTACCCTTGTTGTGTTTAGACCATTTGCATTTAACGTGACTGTTAATATGTGAATTTAAATATACCACTGCATTTGAGTTTAGAGAATTAAAGTTCAGTAACAATGAATTTAACAAACTGTTACAAGTGATAAGGCTCTGAACTAGAGATATCTTAAAGAATGCATTAAAAACATACCAGAATAAGTTCAAACAGTGTTCCTTGGTCAACTTTCAGGAATTCTTGGTCCCAAACTGGGATATCATCTGTCCGCTTTTCTTTGTTCTCATCATCCTCAGGAGGAGGGGGGTCATCCTTGTGATGGGTGCACCACTGAATGACCTGGAACAAAGAAAGTTCATTCCTTTGTGGCATTACGTCACAAGATACTCGTTCCACTACTGGGGCAGAGTTATTCCTACAATGGGCTAAGAGCTAGCTAGAAGCTGACTTGAGTAAGCAAATTACTGGCTGAGCttgaaaagcaaaactgaagCTTGAGGAATCCTCACAACCCTAGAGgctaaaagatcttaaaaaacaaaaaacaaaaaacaaaaaaacaggcagagagatTACTTCGACCACATTAAAAAGCTCCTGcacaaaaaaatacatgaagtcaGACAGGATAATGAGTGGAAAATATGTGCAACATGAACAAGCAGCAATGGATTACCCTCTAgaacataaatcttaaaaatcactaataagtgggcacctggctggctcagtcagcagagcacgtgactcttgaatTCAGGAtcgtgagtctgagccccacgttCCTTGGAAAAAAACcactacagggcacctgggtggcttagtgggttacaGGCtttgcctccggctcaggtcatgatctcagggtcctgggattgagtcccgcatcgagctatctgctcagcagggagcctgtttccttctctctctgcctgcccctctgcctacttgtaatctctctctgccaaataaataaataaaatcgtaaaaaaaaaaaaaaacaaaaaaaacactacaAAGAAACGGGCCTCAGATATGAACAGGCTATTCAAAGGAAATCTGAATACTCAAACTGGAGAAAATGTTCATTCTCATTAGATACAAAAATCAACACTCCAGTCAAGTCCCACTTTAGAATGaccccccccaaattaaaattttgatactCATCACGAGCAACACTGTAAGGACAACAAGAACTTTTATACTGGAGAGTGTAAAATGGTGTAACACCTTTGAAAAGTAATCTAGCAACTACCTAGTGAAGATGAGGATGTGAATACATTATCACCAAGCAATTCTAAATACCATAAGACTACTGAGTATAAGAACAATGTagtaaacaggggcacctgggtggctcagtcattgagcgtctgtcttcagctcaggtcatgatcccagagtcttgggattgagcctgcatcaggctccctgcccaggctctcccactccccctgcttgtgttccctctctcaccatctccctctctgttacacttgatcttagccaaaaggctgagaagcgatcTCTCTGTTACAaaaaatcctggggtgcctggatggctcagtgggttaaagcctctgacttcagctcaggtcatgatcccagggtcctgggattgagccctgcatcgggctctctgctcagtggggagcctgcttccccctctttctccctctgcctgcctctctgcctacttgtgatctctgtcaaataaagaaacaaaaatctttaaaaaaaaaacttaaaaaagttaaaaacaaaacaagaagtaaACATCTATCAAGTTTCAGGAAGCAGGTTCGACCACATGTGCCATCATAAAGACCAAAATCAACACTAAAAGTGTTAAGTTGTGGAATCTGGGTGGTAGGGTATTTGCTGTGTTATATCAATTTTCTGTATGATTAAATTTAGTTCATAGTACATAATGCTAGAGaaataatgctgaaaaaaatggcagagctgaaaaattatattgttaggaggtaaaaaaaggaaagaactattTCTGGAAGAAAGAGCCAAAATACGAGTCTTTATGAAATAAAGAGTATCTTTTTAAGAAGTATTCCAgttgtgtaagaaaaaaaaaacaagaatttgtTTACATAGGCATTAAAAATAActcttacaggggcgcctgggtggctcagtgggttaaagcctctgccttcggctcaggtcatgatctcagggtcctgggattgagccccgcatcgggctctctgctcagcagggagcctgcttcctccctctctctctctgcctgcctctctgcctacttgtgatctctgtctgtcaaataaataaataacatcttaaaaaaaaaaaataactcttacAAGAGTATTAAGAAATTAATGTTGATTATTCTTACTTGAGGGTGTTTCAGGTCTGATAGAGACAAGGATGGGAGATCTTACTGTGTacttttacaatttttagatcatTTAATTATTCAATGCATAAGTTTAAATATGCCTAAGACTTAACAAtgcaaacagattaaaaaaacttACTCTCAGAAGTGGCTCTATATCACCCAGCCCATCAACTGACCTTCTGTACTAACTCCTTGCTTATTCATTATGCTCAAAAGGTAGAGCATGCTTTTGTCTTGGGGTCACTGCACTTGTTCCCAATGCCCATAATTCTCTTCCTCCACATATTCATCTCTTTATTCAAAGATCaacttctcggggcacctgggtggctcagcgggttaagcctctgccttcggctgaggtcatgagctcagggtcctgggattgagccctgcattgtgcatcaggctctctgctcagtagggagcctgcttcttcctctctctctctgcctacttgtgatctctatcaaataaataaaatcttcgggagaaaaaaaaaaaaaaagatcaactcAGTAAGGCATTTCctgaccattttattttaaaaactgctaaTTCTCCACCAATCAACCCCCTTATAATCCATAGCTTTCCCATATGACATATTTCTTACATTACACATTTCCCCCAGTTTTAGAATGTTAATTTCCTAAGGGCAAAGATTGTCTCTGGTTCACTGCTATACCTCCAGCACCTAAAAAATACCAGCACTTGAATAAGTGCAAACATAAGTCCTTCTAGATGCACTTTACAttagtataaaatataatgttaatTGCAAGACAAAACCCAGAAGCTCTaactacataaaatataaagcttCTAAACCATAAAATACTGTAAAATGACATAAGAGAACACAAAGTGATAGAAATGCTATATAAATGACTCCTATAAAAAGCccactaaaggggcacctgggtggctcagtgggttaagcctctgccttcaactcaggtcatgatctcagggtcctgggatcgagttccgcatagggctctctgctcagcagggagcctgcttccccctctctctctgcctgcctctctgcctacttgtgatctctctctgtgtgtcaaataaataaataaaatcttaaaaaaaattttttttttaaatttaaaatcttaaaaaaaaagcccactaGACTACgaaatggatgaaccttgaaaacattatgccaagtaaaataaactggaaacaaaaagacaaatattgtataatcCCACTTTAGAAGGTACCCTCAACAGTCCAATTCATAGAGTCAGAGAACAGAATAGTGGTTACAAGGGGCTGGAAACAGGGAGTATTGAGGAGTTGTTTAAAGGGTACAGTTTCCGTTTGCAATGATGAAAATTTTCTGGAGACAGTGAGTCATAGTGATTGCACAACAGTgcaaatgtatttaatgccactgaattgtccACCTAAGGAAGTTAAGAAtggtaatttttatattatgtatttataacaattttttaaaagcccgtAAAAACGACATGcaagggaaaacaaagaagaaaatataaatggtcAGTAACATGCGTAAAAAATGTTCAGGCTTAGAGAATCACTCTTTAACCCAGTTCAGGGCAATTAAAAGAACTGATAATAGTCAATTATGGTAAGATATGGAAAAATACACAGGACAGCTGCATCTCACACCAGAGTCAAGAGAAAGTAGAAGATGAAATTGCATATGGCTAATGACTTTTGAAAATCTCTGAGAAAAGGGCCAAATGGAACCAACCATTCCCATTTCTAAGCCTAATTTCCTCTGCCTTGTAAAAATTGGGTGCTGTTTCTCCAAATGAGTACCCCATTAAATACCTGATTCTGTTATGGAGCCATGTATCCTGGAACACTAAGATTCTATTCAATGTCAAGAGCCTTTTATGCTTAAAACACAAGGTAAGGTGATCAAGGGTGAGGATACATTTGTTCTCAACCTCCTTTGAGGCTATAGCTATCCAGtggacaaacaaaaaaatgtttcctttttactAAGCACATATAGTCATACTTCAGTAATTTAAATGTTATATCAAAAAGACTACAGAactacccctgaaacaagtaatacattatatgttaatcaaaaaacaacaaaagactaCAGAACTCAgggtgactggatggctcagtctaagtgtctgactcttgatctcagctcaggtcttgatgtcaggttactaagttcaagccccacattgggctctgcactggggatGGAACctactcaaaaaaacaaaacaaaactacacaaATCAAATATTCACAGGGCCTGATTAAATAATTACAACAGACATTTAGAGTCCTAATCCGCCTATGTAAGGAAGCTACCTATGTAGCAGTACAGGAAGACCACCCAGATGTTCAATGACAAAAGAAATGTACATATTCAAGTACACAGTCTGTTGCCTTACCTTTTTTAATATTGCTGCATTAACATTTGGTAGAGGAACTGGATCATCATCTCCTTCATCATCCATTCCCAAATCTAAGAAAACCAAGAGACTTGTCATTATTTCCCAATTCTAGTATTTACACCAACCAGATATCTCAAACAAGTAACAAACATGAAAAGTATTCTACTTAAAATAGTTCTCTTATGAGCATTTAAAAACTAGCagttcctgggacgcctgggtggctcagttggttaagcagctgtcttcggctcaggtcatgatcccggcgtcctgggatcgagtcccacatcgggctccttgctccgcagggagcctgcttctccctctgactctgccttccactttgtctgcctgtgctcgctctcgctctctctctctctgacaaataaataaataaaatctttaaaaaaaaaaatttaaaaaaaaaaaaaaaaactagcagtTCCTAACAAGAGGTCCATAAACCACACAAAACTATATAAAGTTGTATGAGTAGACAAACACACGAATATTACATAAACAGAATTGACTAGAAAGCCATGCGGGCTGGAGGCATCAAATCCAGACCATTATCCTTACTTTTTCTATCATCTTTTTCTACCCATCACTAGATGGGCatttagaaaaacagaataaaaatcatttcaaGTAACAGAATCTCAATCTATTAAAACCCGAAGcccaaatatgtatatatacatacacaacaaATCATGCAGCCACTGACAAAAATAAGGCAGGCAGCTCCATacatacttggtatgatttcggGATTAAAGCTGTTAAAAGCCAGGTGTAAGAAAATGTTATCTGAATAAAAATGGGGATAGacgtatatatttatttatttaaaaaaaaattttttttttaaaagatctcatttatttgacagagagagcacacgcacgagtgggggaacaggagagggggaagcagactccccgatgagcagggtgctggtacatggggcttgatcccaggaccctgggaacatgacctgaggcaaaggcggacatttaactaagccacccaggtgcccctacacttatatatttagatttaaaaTATCTCCAGAAGTATACGtaacaaattattaatattatgtgTAGGGAAGTTAACAACAATGTGGGTTGAGGGATTCGATTTCAATGTATACCCATTATTCATCATATACACATTATCTATAATTTTGAATCTACAGGTTGTTCTGATAAAAAGTCTAACTTTCAAATTCTCaaagtgattggttaagttcaaagaaaaaacttaaaatttaaaatccttaTTATGTAAAGATTCTAAATAAGAGTATTTTTTCACGCCAAATGTGTCTGTCCTCCAGTTTCTACATGACTTAAAAAAGAGCTGCCCACAGTTAATTAGTAGTTAGCAAGTACCAATATTAGAGGTCAAAAGTTACTTCAGCTCTATACTGCTTATAGCTAAGTATCAGTTATGCTGACATGGCCAGTGTTCAGTCAAaccatttaaatttttgataggTAACAGGTGTCCTAGGCAGTGGAGAGTCAGCAATGAATATGGAAGGATAGAAAAGAATTGTTACAATTTTAGATAGAACTCCTCAAGATGTCTCACTGACAAGATGATACTGTGTAGTAAAATCCTAAAGGAGAGAGAACACCTAAGCAGTAGAAGACACAAACACAAAGGCCTTCTGAGAGGACATTCTGGCATGTTCTATTAACACTAAGCAATCTAGTGTTGCTAGAGCATGGTTAGCAAGGGTGAAAGAACTAGATGAGAACAGTGACAGGAGTCCTGGCGGTAACAGGGTCTCAAACATTTTGGCTACTGTACTGGGAAGAGATGGCAgtgagaagcagagaaaagaaggaaatcaacTATGGGGCTGGCAATAATCCTAGCACAAGATGGTGGCCTATACAGGTTTACAGCTATGGAAGAAGAA
Proteins encoded in this region:
- the SKP1 gene encoding S-phase kinase-associated protein 1; protein product: MPSIKLQSSDGEIFEVDVEIAKQSVTIKTMLEDLGMDDEGDDDPVPLPNVNAAILKKVIQWCTHHKDDPPPPEDDENKEKRTDDIPVWDQEFLKVDQGTLFELILAANYLDIKGLLDVTCKTVANMIKGKTPEEIRKTFNIKNDFTEEEEAQVRKENQWCEEK